From Acidothermus cellulolyticus 11B, a single genomic window includes:
- a CDS encoding CCA tRNA nucleotidyltransferase, with protein MTAVSLLAEARAKALSDLAEVLPMLDELGQRFAHGGHELALVGGSIRDALLERPVVDLDLATSARPDEVLKLAKGWAESQWETGIAFGTVGLRKDRYHLEITTYRAERYDPTSRKPAVEYGESLLDDLKRRDFTVNAIALTLPEHELVDPFDGIRDLLRRRITTPGRPEDSFSDDPLRMLRAARFAAQLGFTVDPHVVAAMTAMAARLDVVSAERIRDEFTKLLLAPEPRRGLVLLVDTGLADRFLPELPALRRLEADREYRHKDVYEHTLTVLDQAIALEDGEPDLVLRLAALLHDIGKPATRRKEPDGRVSFHHHEVVGKKLAKARLTALKFPKDVVNDVSRLVELHLRFHGYGTGEWTDSAVRRYVRDAGPLLDRLHKLTRSDCTTRNKKKAAALQAAYDSLVQRIEALRRQEEIDAIRPELNGHEIGEILGIPPGPELGRAYRFLLELRLERGPIGKENAAAVLREWAAEHGITPRTTAAPPPPRDDAGASSPDTAASSGETREASSAGDQTS; from the coding sequence ATGACCGCTGTCAGCCTCCTGGCCGAAGCGCGCGCCAAGGCGCTGTCCGATCTTGCCGAGGTCCTGCCGATGCTCGACGAGCTCGGCCAGCGGTTCGCGCATGGCGGGCATGAGCTGGCGCTTGTTGGTGGGTCGATTCGTGACGCCCTGCTCGAGCGTCCCGTCGTTGATCTTGACTTGGCGACCAGCGCCCGGCCCGATGAGGTGCTGAAACTTGCGAAGGGCTGGGCGGAGAGCCAATGGGAGACCGGGATCGCCTTCGGCACGGTGGGCCTACGGAAGGACCGCTACCACCTGGAGATCACAACGTACCGGGCCGAGCGGTACGATCCGACGTCCCGGAAGCCGGCGGTGGAGTACGGCGAATCCCTGCTGGATGACTTGAAGCGGCGGGACTTCACGGTCAACGCGATCGCTCTGACGCTGCCCGAACACGAGCTGGTCGACCCCTTCGACGGCATCCGGGACCTGCTGCGTCGTCGGATCACTACCCCAGGGCGTCCGGAGGATTCCTTCAGCGACGATCCGCTGCGGATGCTGCGGGCCGCGCGGTTTGCCGCCCAGCTCGGTTTCACCGTCGACCCGCACGTGGTTGCCGCGATGACCGCGATGGCGGCACGGCTTGACGTGGTCTCCGCTGAGCGGATTCGCGACGAATTCACCAAACTGCTCCTTGCGCCGGAGCCGCGGCGGGGGCTGGTTCTGCTCGTCGATACCGGATTGGCGGACCGCTTTCTGCCGGAGCTGCCCGCGTTGCGACGGCTTGAGGCGGACCGCGAGTACCGGCACAAGGACGTCTACGAGCACACGCTCACGGTCCTCGACCAGGCCATTGCTCTCGAGGACGGCGAACCGGACCTGGTGCTGCGGCTTGCCGCGCTGCTGCACGACATCGGAAAGCCGGCGACCCGCCGCAAGGAGCCCGATGGCCGGGTCTCCTTCCACCACCACGAAGTCGTCGGCAAGAAACTCGCCAAGGCCCGGCTGACCGCGCTGAAATTTCCCAAGGACGTCGTGAACGACGTGAGCCGCCTGGTCGAATTGCACTTGCGTTTCCACGGCTACGGCACCGGGGAGTGGACGGACTCCGCGGTCCGCCGGTACGTGCGGGACGCCGGCCCGCTGCTCGACCGGCTGCACAAACTCACCCGGTCGGACTGCACGACCCGCAACAAGAAGAAGGCCGCGGCGCTGCAAGCGGCGTACGACTCGCTGGTGCAGCGGATCGAGGCGTTGCGCCGGCAGGAGGAAATCGACGCGATCCGGCCCGAGTTGAACGGCCACGAAATCGGGGAAATCCTTGGGATTCCACCCGGCCCGGAACTCGGTCGTGCGTACCGTTTCCTGCTGGAGTTGCGCCTGGAGCGGGGACCGATCGGTAAGGAGAACGCGGCTGCGGTGCTGCGGGAATGGGCCGCCGAGCACGGGATCACCCCGCGGACGACAGCCGCACCTCCGCCGCCTCGGGACGACGCAGGCGCATCCTCGCCCGACACGGCGGCTTCATCGGGCGAGACCCGTGAAGCCTCGTCAGCCGGTGATCAGACCAGCTGA
- a CDS encoding aminoacyl-tRNA deacylase, whose product MKGPLDIHCYLLDYDVSHEIVRLRRPVAHAQELPDALGVPADRCVIAHPFSAEHAGLTRLTILLAPASTRLELLGCQTVLARLLQDMLDVPVTVRPAGAELVSRHTDYVASHLAPLLLPNDVPVFATPSLDALGAVVIYTATGDSGTALAIPAGDLITLVGARIAPVETRNLIVLEPTTRRSAARLPEPALHARLDPRSTGVPHPPLTAAI is encoded by the coding sequence ATGAAGGGTCCGCTCGACATCCACTGCTACCTCCTCGATTACGACGTCTCACACGAGATCGTCCGACTGAGGCGGCCAGTGGCCCATGCCCAGGAACTCCCCGACGCTCTCGGCGTCCCGGCTGACCGCTGCGTCATCGCCCATCCCTTCAGTGCCGAGCACGCTGGTCTTACCCGGCTGACCATCCTGCTGGCCCCGGCGAGCACCCGGTTGGAACTGCTGGGTTGCCAAACCGTGCTGGCCCGCCTGCTCCAGGACATGCTCGACGTTCCGGTCACCGTCCGGCCCGCGGGCGCAGAGCTTGTCAGCCGGCACACGGACTACGTCGCGAGCCATCTGGCGCCGCTCCTGCTGCCCAACGACGTCCCGGTCTTCGCCACCCCGTCCCTTGACGCCCTTGGCGCCGTCGTGATCTATACGGCGACAGGTGACAGCGGGACCGCGCTCGCCATCCCGGCCGGGGATTTGATCACCTTGGTGGGTGCGCGGATCGCGCCGGTCGAGACCCGGAACCTCATCGTGCTCGAGCCGACAACCCGCCGGTCGGCTGCCCGGCTGCCGGAGCCGGCACTCCATGCCCGACTGGATCCACGGTCCACCGGGGTTCCCCACCCGCCGCTCACCGCAGCGATCTGA
- the murJ gene encoding murein biosynthesis integral membrane protein MurJ: MTGPHRAAGTIRPGHAERSVDSGLVAASGVMALGTLASRVTGFLRTAVLAAALGSQQLADAYNVPNAAPNALYDLLLGGVLTSVVVPLLVRAAKEDSDSGVAYAQRFLTLVAVFLGACTVCAVLAAPWIIDVYANRLSGQQRDLAIVFARYFLPQIFFYGLSATIGAILNSRGKFAAPMWTPVINNVVLIITGLLFLAMNSGHATVNLTTGEQVLLGVGTTGGIVAQTLALWPSLRATGFRWRPRFDWWGMGLAEIARLAGWVVVYVVVNQIGFAVVTNLASAAGRVAAAHHISHGDSYAAYAYAYQIFQLPYAIVAVSVITALLPRMSAHAVDRRTAEVRRDLSVGLRLSGVAVVPAAIAFIALAPEITGIIFAHGNTSAADARYIGWLLVAFATGLVPFCLFQLFTRVFYALRDTRTPALINLLATAANIAADVVLYVVLPPGSRAIGLAAGFSLSYWIACALLGRAARVRLGGVDGRRVTRTYVRLVVAGTIAGIVAFSLARLVHLLLGTGLAPDVVAIVAGGGIGAGIFGALLVRMRVSEAGELLAAVRARFGSS, from the coding sequence GTGACCGGCCCGCACCGCGCCGCCGGGACCATTCGCCCGGGACATGCCGAGCGTTCCGTGGACAGCGGACTGGTCGCCGCAAGCGGGGTCATGGCCCTCGGAACTCTCGCCTCCCGGGTCACCGGCTTTCTGCGGACCGCGGTGCTCGCCGCGGCGCTCGGCTCACAGCAGCTCGCCGACGCCTACAACGTCCCGAACGCGGCGCCCAATGCGCTGTACGACCTGTTGCTTGGGGGCGTTCTGACGAGCGTCGTCGTTCCGTTGCTCGTTCGCGCCGCCAAAGAAGATTCGGACAGCGGAGTAGCGTACGCCCAGCGGTTCCTCACTCTTGTCGCGGTCTTTCTCGGCGCGTGCACGGTATGTGCCGTCCTCGCCGCGCCTTGGATCATCGACGTCTATGCGAACCGGTTGTCCGGGCAGCAGCGCGACCTGGCAATCGTCTTCGCCCGGTATTTCTTGCCGCAGATTTTCTTCTACGGCCTGAGCGCCACGATCGGAGCCATTCTCAACAGCCGCGGCAAATTCGCCGCTCCGATGTGGACTCCTGTCATCAACAATGTCGTGCTCATCATTACCGGACTGCTATTTTTGGCGATGAACTCGGGTCACGCCACGGTGAATCTCACCACGGGGGAACAAGTGCTGCTTGGCGTGGGCACCACCGGGGGTATCGTTGCGCAGACGCTGGCGCTCTGGCCGTCGCTGCGGGCGACGGGATTTCGGTGGCGTCCGCGGTTCGACTGGTGGGGCATGGGCCTTGCGGAGATCGCTCGGCTCGCCGGGTGGGTCGTCGTCTACGTTGTCGTCAACCAAATTGGTTTTGCCGTCGTCACCAATCTGGCGAGCGCTGCAGGCCGGGTCGCCGCTGCACACCACATTTCGCACGGGGACAGCTACGCCGCATACGCGTACGCCTATCAGATTTTTCAACTGCCGTACGCCATCGTCGCGGTTTCCGTCATCACCGCACTGCTGCCGCGGATGAGCGCACACGCCGTCGACCGGCGCACCGCGGAGGTCCGGCGCGACCTTTCCGTCGGGCTCCGGCTCTCCGGCGTCGCCGTCGTCCCCGCGGCAATCGCATTCATCGCACTGGCGCCGGAAATCACCGGAATCATCTTCGCGCACGGCAACACGTCCGCCGCCGACGCACGCTACATCGGCTGGCTGCTCGTCGCCTTTGCCACCGGACTCGTCCCGTTCTGCCTCTTTCAGCTGTTCACCCGGGTGTTCTACGCCCTGCGCGACACCCGGACACCGGCGCTCATCAACCTCCTCGCCACCGCCGCCAACATCGCCGCGGACGTCGTGTTATACGTCGTCCTGCCGCCCGGCAGCCGCGCGATCGGGCTGGCCGCCGGGTTCTCCCTCTCCTACTGGATCGCGTGCGCCCTGCTCGGCCGGGCCGCGAGGGTCCGGCTCGGTGGCGTGGACGGCCGCCGGGTCACCCGAACCTACGTCCGCCTTGTCGTCGCCGGCACAATCGCCGGCATCGTCGCCTTCAGCCTTGCACGGTTGGTCCACCTCCTGCTCGGCACCGGCCTGGCACCGGATGTCGTAGCGATCGTCGCCGGCGGGGGCATCGGCGCCGGAATCTTCGGGGCCCTCCTGGTGCGCATGCGGGTGTCGGAGGCCGGCGAGTTGCTCGCCGCGGTGCGCGCGCGGTTCGGCTCGAGCTGA
- a CDS encoding inositol-3-phosphate synthase, whose protein sequence is MGSIRVAIVGVGNCAASLVQGVEYYRNASPDERVPGLMHVQFGPYHVRDVEFVAAFDVDAKKVGLDLADAIGASENNTIKICDVPRTGVIVQRGHTYDGLGEYYRERIQESDEPPVDVVKVLRDTQADVLVSYLPVGSEVADRFYAQCALDAGVAFVNALPVFIASDPVWAQKFTDAGVPIIGDDIKSQVGATITHRVLAKLFEDRGVELLRTYQLNFGGNMDFMNMLERQRLQSKKISKTQSVTSQIPHEMERAAVHIGPSDYVPWLDDRKWAYVRLEGRAFGDVPLNLEYKLEVWDSPNSAGVIIDAIRAAKIGKDRGIGGPLLSAASYFMKSPPVQYSDDEARRLVEDFIAGKVER, encoded by the coding sequence ATGGGTTCAATTCGAGTAGCCATCGTTGGCGTCGGCAACTGCGCCGCCTCGTTGGTTCAGGGCGTCGAGTATTACCGGAACGCAAGCCCTGACGAGCGTGTGCCGGGGTTGATGCACGTGCAGTTCGGCCCTTACCACGTACGGGACGTCGAATTCGTCGCCGCCTTCGACGTTGACGCGAAGAAGGTCGGCCTCGATCTCGCGGACGCCATCGGCGCCAGCGAGAACAACACCATAAAGATTTGCGACGTGCCCCGGACCGGCGTCATCGTGCAGCGCGGTCACACCTACGACGGGCTCGGCGAATACTACCGGGAGCGCATTCAAGAGTCCGATGAGCCGCCGGTGGACGTGGTCAAGGTCCTGCGTGACACCCAGGCGGATGTCCTCGTCTCCTACCTTCCGGTGGGTTCTGAGGTTGCGGACCGCTTCTACGCGCAGTGCGCTCTCGACGCCGGTGTGGCGTTCGTCAACGCCCTGCCGGTTTTCATCGCCAGCGATCCGGTCTGGGCGCAGAAATTCACCGACGCCGGCGTACCCATCATCGGTGACGACATCAAGTCGCAGGTCGGCGCCACCATCACCCATCGCGTCCTCGCCAAGCTCTTCGAGGACCGCGGCGTCGAACTGCTCCGCACGTACCAGCTGAACTTCGGCGGGAACATGGATTTCATGAACATGCTGGAGCGGCAGCGGCTCCAATCGAAGAAAATTTCCAAGACGCAGTCGGTCACCTCGCAAATCCCTCACGAGATGGAGCGTGCGGCCGTGCACATCGGCCCGAGCGACTACGTGCCGTGGCTGGATGACCGCAAATGGGCGTATGTCCGCTTGGAGGGACGAGCCTTCGGCGACGTACCGCTCAATTTGGAATACAAGCTCGAGGTGTGGGATTCACCGAATTCCGCCGGTGTCATCATCGACGCCATTCGAGCCGCGAAAATCGGCAAGGACCGCGGCATCGGCGGACCGCTGCTCTCCGCGGCCAGTTACTTCATGAAGAGCCCCCCGGTGCAGTACAGCGATGACGAGGCCCGCCGGCTCGTGGAGGACTTCATCGCCGGAAAAGTCGAACGCTGA
- a CDS encoding DUF5318 family protein: protein MRSVVDYSLARRATLQAVARGQVPLSDVCDAHPYLLRAAKFHGEPTNEPCPVCRKELLTRVSYTYGDALGEYNGRIKATRELEEMEHEIHEFRVYVVEVCQGCAWNHLALTFVLGHGRAPQRSGGRRRTRADQLTADG, encoded by the coding sequence ATGCGATCGGTGGTCGACTACTCCCTCGCCCGTCGCGCCACCTTACAGGCCGTGGCCCGCGGTCAAGTACCGCTCAGCGACGTCTGCGACGCGCACCCGTACCTGCTGCGCGCGGCGAAGTTTCACGGTGAGCCGACCAACGAGCCGTGCCCGGTGTGCCGAAAGGAACTTCTCACCCGGGTCTCGTACACCTACGGCGATGCACTCGGCGAGTACAACGGGCGGATCAAAGCGACGCGGGAACTGGAGGAGATGGAGCACGAGATCCACGAGTTCCGGGTGTACGTCGTCGAGGTCTGCCAGGGCTGCGCGTGGAATCACCTTGCCCTGACCTTCGTGCTCGGTCACGGCCGCGCGCCGCAGCGGTCGGGCGGACGGCGGCGGACGCGGGCCGATCAGTTGACGGCCGACGGCTGA
- a CDS encoding DUF6049 family protein, translating to MARTAGTARSNRHVVPWSHRIGRLIALVITVGAALALPPPSASAADTPVARLTLQTLEPRVVQPGDTLSLAGTLTNTSDATLHDVTVVLRLSTNRITTRYDLAKDFDPSTITGSTIAASRQQLGDLAAGSTVSWRISLPVDRLGLPRDPDQFGAYPLAVEAHTADNVPGSVPGGMTRLATALLWLPPNAHFVPTEISWVIPLVGGIHRGMGQTFLDDRLAQDLAPTGRLGSLLAAATHSRIPITYAIDPALIDDAAVMAGTPQEPPSPAGSSGSAGSTPNPPLSNPNPTSGAAGGAAQSPSAPPTASATPHASATPHATAPPYTVRSDHGVRAGTGTAAADQWLRHLREALAAPEVGVFGLPYADVDLTALDHAGLPDDIAAARSAGQITLNAQLGGLLAGNPNVMTGTVWPVGGYLDTRTLDDIANDLVDTVVLSDDALPTRDPDAVPGIRVDLQTPSGRVTALLADSTLTGLLAAPETVPGGLRAAEQRFLAETMLVTEQRPGVGSALVVTPPRFVDPRDGFLGQLLADTAVVPWLRPVTLAAIAQRPPDETPRAGLRYPDAARQAELPASALARVPIARDELAAFTAILGPGTVVPIVDQANLGILRAESANLRPEPREPAAILNDVLTAVQQETAKVYISNPGLITLTSRTQKIPLTVVNQLPNPVTVRLRLAAVNPTRLTVGPIPELTVPANSRQDVLIEVTARTNGRFPVLAQLLTPDLAERPYGTPVSFQLNATAYGAVALTIAAGAAGLLIVWSAIRIWRRRRHGRHRRTPPTPAAGPPADDTAKTSVPGTPGELT from the coding sequence GTGGCGCGGACTGCGGGGACGGCGCGATCCAATCGGCACGTCGTGCCCTGGTCGCACCGGATCGGCCGGCTGATTGCGCTCGTCATCACTGTGGGCGCAGCGCTGGCGCTGCCGCCGCCTTCGGCTTCCGCCGCCGACACGCCGGTCGCCCGCCTGACCCTCCAGACGCTCGAGCCCCGCGTCGTCCAGCCGGGTGACACGCTGTCGCTCGCAGGGACGCTGACCAACACCTCCGACGCGACGCTGCACGACGTCACCGTCGTCCTCCGGCTCTCGACGAACCGCATCACGACCCGATATGACCTCGCGAAGGATTTCGACCCGTCAACCATCACCGGATCGACGATCGCGGCTTCGCGACAGCAGCTTGGCGACCTCGCCGCGGGTTCGACCGTCTCGTGGCGGATCAGCTTACCGGTCGATCGACTCGGCCTTCCACGTGATCCGGACCAGTTCGGCGCCTACCCCCTGGCGGTCGAGGCGCACACGGCCGACAATGTCCCAGGCTCGGTGCCGGGCGGGATGACCCGGCTGGCCACCGCTCTGCTCTGGCTGCCGCCGAACGCGCACTTCGTTCCCACCGAGATCAGTTGGGTCATCCCCCTGGTCGGCGGCATTCATCGCGGAATGGGACAGACCTTCCTCGATGACCGACTTGCGCAGGACCTGGCACCCACCGGGCGGCTGGGCAGCCTGCTGGCCGCTGCGACACATAGCCGCATTCCCATCACCTACGCGATCGATCCCGCTTTGATCGACGATGCCGCCGTCATGGCGGGAACACCGCAAGAACCACCATCCCCCGCAGGATCATCCGGCTCCGCCGGCTCCACGCCGAACCCGCCCCTGAGCAACCCCAATCCGACATCCGGTGCAGCCGGCGGCGCGGCCCAGAGCCCTTCGGCACCACCAACGGCGTCCGCGACGCCCCACGCGTCCGCGACGCCCCACGCGACCGCGCCCCCCTACACCGTTCGCAGCGACCACGGCGTGCGGGCCGGAACAGGAACCGCGGCTGCGGATCAATGGCTGCGGCACCTCCGGGAGGCACTCGCTGCGCCGGAGGTCGGCGTCTTCGGTCTGCCCTACGCGGATGTCGATCTCACCGCACTTGATCACGCCGGCCTGCCCGACGACATCGCCGCCGCCCGGTCCGCCGGCCAGATCACGCTCAATGCCCAACTTGGCGGCCTGCTTGCCGGTAATCCCAACGTCATGACCGGTACGGTCTGGCCGGTCGGCGGATATCTCGACACCCGCACGCTGGACGACATCGCTAACGACCTTGTCGACACTGTCGTCCTCAGCGACGACGCATTGCCGACGCGTGACCCCGATGCGGTGCCGGGCATCCGGGTCGATCTGCAAACGCCGTCCGGCCGGGTGACCGCACTCCTCGCGGACTCCACACTCACCGGACTGCTCGCCGCGCCCGAGACCGTGCCCGGCGGTCTGCGAGCCGCGGAGCAGCGTTTCCTTGCTGAGACCATGCTCGTCACCGAACAACGGCCGGGTGTCGGCAGTGCTCTCGTGGTGACACCGCCGCGGTTCGTCGATCCTCGCGACGGCTTTCTCGGACAGCTCCTCGCGGATACGGCGGTCGTGCCGTGGCTGCGTCCCGTGACGCTCGCCGCCATCGCGCAACGGCCGCCGGATGAGACACCGCGAGCCGGCCTGCGTTATCCGGACGCCGCCCGCCAGGCGGAATTGCCCGCGAGTGCCCTGGCCCGCGTGCCTATTGCCCGCGATGAACTGGCGGCGTTCACCGCGATCCTGGGACCGGGCACCGTGGTGCCCATCGTCGATCAAGCGAATCTCGGGATTCTCCGGGCCGAGTCGGCCAACCTTCGGCCGGAACCGCGAGAGCCGGCCGCCATCCTCAACGACGTCCTCACCGCTGTTCAGCAAGAGACCGCGAAGGTCTACATCAGCAATCCCGGTCTCATTACGCTGACGAGCCGAACGCAGAAGATTCCGCTCACCGTCGTCAACCAACTGCCCAACCCGGTCACCGTGCGGCTGCGCCTGGCGGCGGTGAACCCGACGCGGTTGACCGTCGGCCCGATCCCGGAACTCACCGTTCCGGCGAACAGCCGGCAAGATGTTTTGATCGAGGTGACCGCGCGAACGAACGGCCGATTCCCGGTGTTGGCGCAGCTGCTGACTCCAGACCTGGCGGAGCGCCCGTACGGTACCCCCGTCTCCTTTCAGCTCAACGCCACGGCGTACGGCGCAGTCGCCCTCACCATCGCCGCCGGAGCCGCCGGCCTGCTCATCGTCTGGTCAGCAATCCGGATCTGGCGTCGGCGGCGCCACGGCCGGCACCGCCGCACGCCGCCGACCCCCGCGGCCGGTCCACCAGCCGACGACACCGCCAAGACCTCGGTTCCGGGTACGCCGGGAGAGCTCACGTGA
- a CDS encoding transglycosylase domain-containing protein has product MTTSPARTRPASPPRRTGWRRWVPSWKVLVLSGGIGIALLAGLFALGYALVRVPQPSSLSLAQAATVYYNDGRTVLGEIGARNRESVPLAQIPLPVRRAVLAAEDRNFYSEPAVSPIGILRAALVDLRHRDFVEGGSTITQQYVKNAFLTQDRTLTRKVKEFFIAIKIGQTQSKDQILENYLNTIYFGRGAYGIEAASRAYFGKDVRQLTVQEGAVLAASIQAPSYLDPAIHPQAAHDRWNYVLAGMVAKGWMTPAERAASQYPRVLPLTASSALRGPNGYLVAAVKDELAAHGITENEINRGGMRIVTTFDPKVQAALVQAVSRITSGLPPDVRTGVAAVQPGTGAVLAMYGGPDYATRPFNDATQSIPPMGSSFKPYVLAAALERGIPLSATYDGHSPQIIGGQRYVNDNNEQFGRIDLVTATAYSVNTVYEQLGQQVGLDRVIDAAHRAGLPGELSRNGSMLLGSDSAHPIDQATGYATFAADGVRAEHYLVTKVTDSAGHLLYQAKVKPAKAFAPGVARGVTYALRHVISEGTGTAANIGRPAAGKTGTTSGNVSAWFVGYTPQLSAAVAMFRDGNAPLVNIGGYRQVYGGTLPAKLWAAFMTAALAGTPVTDFSPVPPTVLAATPSPSPSPSSSPSPSPSPTPTPASPASPSPTGTTSPSPMSPPSSSASPSAGSPAASTSAVPSPRGSP; this is encoded by the coding sequence GTGACGACATCCCCGGCGCGCACCCGTCCGGCTTCCCCACCGCGCCGCACCGGCTGGCGCCGGTGGGTCCCGTCGTGGAAGGTCCTTGTTCTCAGCGGGGGGATCGGGATCGCGCTCCTGGCCGGGCTCTTCGCGCTCGGCTACGCCTTGGTCCGGGTGCCGCAACCGTCGAGTCTGTCGCTCGCACAGGCGGCCACCGTTTACTACAACGACGGGCGGACGGTTCTCGGCGAGATCGGCGCCCGGAACCGGGAATCGGTTCCCTTGGCGCAGATACCGTTGCCGGTTCGCCGCGCCGTGCTCGCTGCGGAGGATCGGAACTTTTACTCGGAGCCAGCCGTCTCGCCGATCGGCATCCTGCGGGCGGCTCTGGTCGATCTGCGCCATCGGGACTTCGTCGAGGGCGGCTCCACGATCACCCAGCAGTACGTGAAGAACGCTTTTCTCACGCAAGACCGCACCCTGACCCGCAAGGTCAAGGAATTTTTCATCGCCATCAAAATCGGTCAGACGCAGAGCAAGGATCAAATCCTCGAAAACTACCTGAACACTATTTACTTCGGCCGCGGCGCGTACGGAATCGAAGCCGCGTCACGGGCCTATTTCGGCAAGGACGTTCGCCAGTTGACGGTGCAGGAGGGAGCGGTGCTCGCTGCGTCCATTCAAGCGCCGTCCTATCTCGATCCCGCGATTCATCCGCAGGCTGCGCATGACCGATGGAATTACGTCCTTGCCGGCATGGTCGCCAAAGGCTGGATGACGCCGGCCGAGCGCGCCGCCTCACAGTACCCGCGAGTTTTGCCGCTCACCGCGTCGAGCGCGCTCCGCGGCCCAAACGGCTACCTGGTCGCAGCCGTCAAGGATGAGCTGGCGGCGCATGGCATCACCGAGAATGAGATCAATCGCGGCGGCATGCGGATTGTGACGACATTTGACCCGAAGGTGCAAGCCGCGCTGGTGCAAGCGGTGAGCCGCATCACCAGCGGTCTCCCCCCTGACGTACGTACCGGTGTCGCCGCCGTTCAACCCGGCACGGGGGCGGTGCTCGCCATGTACGGCGGCCCCGACTACGCCACCAGGCCGTTCAATGACGCGACGCAGTCCATCCCGCCGATGGGTTCGTCGTTCAAACCGTACGTACTCGCAGCCGCCTTGGAACGCGGGATTCCGTTGAGCGCGACGTACGACGGCCACTCGCCGCAGATCATTGGCGGCCAGCGGTACGTGAATGACAACAACGAGCAATTCGGTCGCATCGACCTGGTCACGGCGACGGCGTACTCGGTCAATACCGTGTACGAACAGCTCGGTCAGCAGGTCGGCCTCGACCGGGTTATCGACGCGGCCCATCGCGCCGGCCTCCCGGGGGAGCTGTCCCGGAACGGCTCGATGCTCTTGGGCAGTGACTCGGCGCACCCAATCGATCAGGCGACCGGTTACGCCACGTTCGCGGCGGACGGCGTGCGAGCCGAGCATTACCTGGTCACCAAGGTGACGGACAGCGCCGGGCACCTGCTCTACCAGGCGAAGGTCAAGCCGGCCAAGGCCTTTGCCCCCGGGGTCGCCCGCGGCGTGACGTATGCGTTGAGGCACGTCATCTCCGAGGGAACCGGAACTGCAGCCAACATCGGCCGGCCGGCTGCCGGAAAGACCGGCACGACCTCCGGCAATGTTTCCGCGTGGTTCGTCGGCTACACGCCGCAACTCTCCGCCGCAGTGGCGATGTTCCGCGACGGCAACGCGCCGCTGGTGAATATCGGCGGCTATCGGCAGGTCTACGGCGGCACCCTGCCGGCCAAGCTGTGGGCCGCCTTCATGACGGCCGCCCTCGCCGGAACGCCGGTCACCGATTTTTCCCCGGTGCCGCCGACGGTGCTGGCCGCGACGCCGTCGCCAAGCCCGAGCCCGAGCTCAAGCCCGAGCCCGAGCCCGAGTCCGACGCCGACACCGGCGTCGCCGGCGAGCCCCTCCCCGACGGGGACAACGTCGCCGTCCCCGATGTCGCCGCCGTCCTCCTCGGCGTCGCCGTCGGCCGGGTCGCCTGCCGCATCCACATCGGCGGTACCGTCACCGCGGGGAAGCCCGTAG
- a CDS encoding PadR family transcriptional regulator, which yields MASSRRSGVLVLAVLGLLHESPMHGYELRKRLNAILGPFRAFSYGSLYPCLKELLAAGLVTVDGEPTGSRSRIVYKITAEGKEHLQELLAESGPSSWDDENFDVHFAFFGQTSSDVRLRILEGRRNRLEEKLAQVRATLARTRERLDSYTLQLQQHGLESVEREVRWLTELIETERQTAYRPRAGRDRDSTAGGTGDSP from the coding sequence ATGGCGTCGTCCCGGCGCTCCGGCGTGCTCGTGCTCGCCGTCCTCGGCCTGCTTCACGAATCGCCGATGCACGGCTACGAGCTTCGCAAGCGCCTCAACGCCATCCTCGGTCCATTCCGGGCTTTTTCCTACGGCTCGCTGTACCCGTGCCTGAAGGAACTGCTCGCCGCAGGGCTGGTGACCGTGGACGGCGAACCAACCGGCAGCCGCAGCCGCATCGTGTACAAGATCACAGCAGAAGGCAAGGAGCATCTCCAAGAATTGCTCGCCGAATCCGGCCCGTCATCGTGGGACGACGAGAATTTCGACGTCCACTTCGCCTTCTTCGGTCAGACGAGCTCCGACGTGCGGCTGCGCATCCTGGAGGGACGGCGGAATCGGCTGGAAGAGAAGCTCGCGCAGGTCCGGGCCACCCTGGCGCGCACCCGGGAGCGGCTGGACAGCTACACCCTGCAGCTCCAGCAGCACGGGTTGGAATCCGTCGAACGCGAGGTGCGCTGGCTCACCGAGCTCATCGAGACCGAACGGCAGACGGCATACCGCCCTCGGGCAGGCCGGGATCGGGACAGTACCGCCGGCGGGACCGGTGATTCGCCGTGA